A region of the Paenibacillus sp. J23TS9 genome:
CGAATTGTTCGAAAGCCTCCACATATCGGGACAGCAGCTGCTGCTCCGGTTGAACGTCCATGCTGCTGAGCTCATCTGAGCGAAGCTGCGCCCGGTCCATCGTCTCTCGGGCTCTTTGCAAGGCGCTATTCACCGCTGCCGGCGACATCGCCAACGATTCCGCAATCTGCTTGGAGGACCATTCAAATACATCCTTCAAAATGAGTACCGCGCGCTGCCGCGGAGGCAAGGTCTGCAGGAGAGCGATGAAGCACAGTTGAAGGGTATCTCTACGGACAAGCCGATCCTCCGGATTGCCCCCAAAGTCAGGAGACGGCCAGATCCAGGCAGAGTCCGGCAGCGTGTCGCGCGGCTCGACGATGGCGACGGCCGGGTCGAACAGGTCAACGGGAAGCGCGCGGCGTTTGGATTGTCTCAGTTTGTCCAAGCACAGGTTGGAGGCAATCCGATAGACCCAAGTTTTGAACGAGGAATCCTGTCTGAACGTGCTCCAGCT
Encoded here:
- a CDS encoding sigma-70 family RNA polymerase sigma factor, whose product is MNETAFDEPLFASLKPGLTSFCYRMLGSMDDADDAVQETSIRVWQSWSTFRQDSSFKTWVYRIASNLCLDKLRQSKRRALPVDLFDPAVAIVEPRDTLPDSAWIWPSPDFGGNPEDRLVRRDTLQLCFIALLQTLPPRQRAVLILKDVFEWSSKQIAESLAMSPAAVNSALQRARETMDRAQLRSDELSSMDVQPEQQLLSRYVEAFEQFDIAALVALFHEEGCMSMPPFEMWIRGKEDLSAFYSLTRWHCEGSRFVPITVNGGYPALAQYLPDKEGSGLVPWGIHVIETKENQILHVQNFIHTPLFSRFGLPERIDQ